TGAGCACCAGGCGGATCCGGCCGTTGGCCAGCCGCTCGATGCGTACGGGAAGCAGAATGAGCGGCGCATCGCTGCTCGTCGATGCACCGTCCTCTCGCCAGCGGAGCATGCCGACGCCGAGCTGCAGTGTCCACAGGCCGTAGTCGTTGAAGAGCTGGGTGGACTTGCTGCGCAAGCTGGTCAGGGCACGCAGGAGGGCCGGCCCCGTGGTCTTCTGGGTGACGATCCCTTGCCTGGCGTCACGCCGTTCGGCAGGGCCCTTCTCTGCCACGGCTCCATCGGAGCCGTCGGCATCGGGTTCCTCATCGGGCAGCGGTGCGAACTCCCAGCCGCGCTCCAGGCCTTCGACGAGCTCCTCGGCAGACGGATGCGCGATCTCCAGGGTCGCCGCCTTGGTGTGCCGGAAGTTGAGCAGCCGATTGCGGCCACTCAAGTCGACGAGGGACGTGCGCCAGTTGGCCAAGATCGCCTTGAACCGTTCCAGCTCTTCGCCGCCACCGAAAGCACTCGGGTTTGCCACACTCGTCCTAGCTGCTCGTGTTCTCTCGCTGGGGCCCACGAGAAGCGACGTGCCCAGATGAAGCCGCACCGGCCCAGGGCAAAGCTGCGCCCGAGAGGGTGCCCTCCAGCCGCTCCGATTCCGCTGATCCCCCTGATTGGAGAATCCTACGACCAGGGCCCGACCGCGTGAAGAGCGGTTTCTCCCTTTCCTGAATCAATGTCAGAGACGTATTGCGTGTGTCACGCGTCCGTACGTTCTGCACGGAGCGCCTTCAGGAACAAGGTGTCCAGCACCGCCCACTCCGTGGCCCGGTCGACGACCTCCACCGTGCGACCGTCCAGCGATGGAGTCTGCTTCGGGTCCTCCATCGGGCACAGCCACCAGAGCCCGTGAGGAAGCTGGGCAGGGCGCCGGGCCGCCTGTTGCAGGGCGACCAACAGGTCGTGGCCGCCGCCGTCGAAATACCGGGCCAACAGGCCCGCATTGTGGAAGAAAAGCACCGCCTTCGGGCCTGCCTCTTCCGCGCGGGCGATGAAGCGCTCCAGCAGTCTGCCCGTGACGCGTTGGACGTAGGAGCGCAGGCCCGGCTTCAGTTCGCCTCCGGTCGTGAAGGCGGCGTCGGCTCGCAGCACCTTGGACCAGTCCGTACCCAACTCCTCGGCAAGCACACGGAAGGCGGCGAGGAACTCGGCGTTGAAGTCCACCGGTGTCACGCCGAACTCGGCGGCGACCGCCGCGGCTGTGCCCGGCAGGTCCGCGCCCTTGAGGGTGAGTGCGAGGAAGCCGCCGCGCTCTGCAGCCGCAGTCAACTTGGTGCGCACCAGGGCCTGCGGGTCGCGGCCGACAGCCACTGCCGCCCGGGCTTCGGCAACGAGCACGCTGGTGCGCGTGTACGTGGAGCTCGTCCAGCGCGCGCCTTCGGCGACGGGCGGGAAGAAGCGCTTGCGTACGGTGTCGTACTCCAGCGGGAACCCCGCCTCGGTGAGCGCGTCCTCGATCTCGATATGCGTGAGAGCGGCAGAAACCGGCAGCGACGGGAATCGAGCCTTGATACGAGCGACGAGCTCTCCGATCGAGACACCGGTCTCACGGCGGACACCTGCGGCTGCCTGGGAGATGCGGATGGCACGGGCCAGACCGAGGGACTTCGGGTAGATCTCGAGCCGCGGCGAAGCAGACGCGTTCTGCGAGATCACCGCCGCCAGACCCACCAGGCGGGTATCCGCCAACGGAGCCATGCCGTCGGGGGCGGCCACTTCGCGGAGCGTGCGCACGACCGTGGCCCGGCCGGGCAGCGGGTCTTCTGCAGCCAGCCGGTCGGCGGCCGCACCGAGCGCCGTGGCATAGCCCGCCAGTTCCTGGGGCGTGGGGTCGTCGGTGCCCGGCAGCGAGTCGAGGGCCAGCAACACGTGCGGACCGCGTCGAAGCACCTCGAGACGGGGTTCGCGATCGGCCCCGCGCTGCAGCGCCTCGGCGTCGGCAGCGGCGCGCACGACGGCGAGCGCCTTCGCCAGTGTCCGCTCCACGGAGTCGTCAGCGGCTCCATGTCGTACACGCAGTTCGGTCGCTGCTTCGTGAACGGTCATCACTCGGCCGGCCTGGCCGAGGATCTGCACCAGCTCGTCCCGGATGTGCGAGATCCAATCCGTCGCGGCCCATTCCTCGATCGCCGCCACATGGTGACGCGAGACGGTCGGCTGACTGCTGTTCAGGTGCTTCGCGATGAGTGTCTGGGGTGGCCAAGGACCCAGGTCAGAAAGTGCTCCGCCCTCCTCCTTGGCATCGGGCAGCCCCAGGGTCAGCCGGACGACCTCCGGCTTGAGGTTGCCCTTGCGCGCAGGACCTGGTGCGAGCCGGGTGGCCAGGGAGTCGATCGACTCCGCAGCGGTCAGCCGCGCCTCGTTCAAGGGCGAACCAGCGGCAGAACCCGAAGAACTGCCGACCTTTGCCGCCGGCCGGGGCTCCTCGCCCCCGGCCGGTCGCTTGAGCATCGCGGTCCACTGCTTGTGGCGACGGTTCAGTTCTCGGCGCACCAGCGTGCCCGCCCCACGAGCCCTGGCGATGGTGTGAGGGGGTACGTCGAGCAGTTCGCCCACCGTGACCGCACCCAGCCCGTTCGCGACGGACACCGCTCGCGGCGAAAGCCCTGCAGCATCCAGTGCGGTGCTGAGCTCAGCCGCCGCAGCGGCCGTCTCCCTGGCCTCCTCCGTCGTCGAGGGAACGGCGCCGACCGTGGCCTGGGTCGTGGCCGGCTTGGCGGAGTCGGCCGTACGGAAGATCTGCCGCCAGGCGTCCTCCATCTGCTTGAACGTGTCGAAGCGACGGTCGACATCGCGGTGGAGGGCGCGCTGGAAGAACGTGGTGAGCCCGTCGCGCAGCCCAGGTTCGAACAGCTCTGCGGCGACGAACAGGTCCGCGTCGTCGCTCATTCGCGGATCGCTCTGGCCGTCTCCCCAGACCGGCCGTTCACCGGACGCCATCTCGTGCAGCGTGACGGCGGCCGCGTACCGCTCGGCGTGATCGTCGTAGAGCGAGCGGCGGGTGCTGCCGAGGAACGGATCGAGGTAGCCGCGGGTTCCTGCGGTGATGTCCCGTTCCGAGGCATCGGCCAGAGAGAAGTCGAACAGCAGCAGCTCCCATGATCCGTCGTCGCGCTTGTGCAGACCCAGGTTGTCCGGCTTGATGTCGCGGTGCCGAACCCCCTTGGCCGCAAGCTGGTCGAGCGCGATGAACAGGTCGTTCCCGTAGCGCTCCAACTGGTCGTAGGTCAGCCGTCCTTCGCCGCGCAGTCGGGCTCCGAGCGTCGCTTCGCCCGCGCATTCGAGCTCGAGGACGGTGTGACCAGCGATCTCCCGCGGCTCGTCGAGCAGCCGAATGATCCGGCCGCCGCCCACCGACTTGAGCGCATTGGCCTCCGCGTACAGCCGGGAATCCTTCTCCTGGTCGAGCGCGACTTTGAAGACCCGCTCCTCGACGACCTGCTTGCCGTCCGGGTCCGTCGACTCCTCGAGGACGCGCTCGACGAGGAGGGCCCGTGCCGTCGCCCCGGTACCCAGAACACGCTTGACCGTCCATTCGGCATCGACCGGCTGTCCGGGAAGCGCCGTCAGCGGATCACCCTGAACCGCAGCAGGCTGATCAGGGGCAGCGGTGAGCTGCTCGGCCTCGTCCAGAAGGTCCAGGAACCGGTCGGCGGAAGGCAGACGGTCGACCACCTCCGCGCGGGTGGCCCGATAGATCAGGTCGTCCAGGCTGTCGGACAGCCCGTCGGCCACGGCGTACGGGTGCAGGCCTCCTTCGGCAGAGAGCCGCTCGATCAAGGCGCTGCGCTGGGGTGCCGGCGGTTCTCCCGTGAGCAGGAGGTACGAGATGGCTCCGAGCCCGAACAGGTCCAGGTCCACCGGGTCGGCAAACTCCTGGTCCGTCTCCGGCGCGAGGTAGACCTGAGCAGAGTCCTCGATCAGCCCGCCGTCGAGCGGCGTGTCGCCGATCGAGCGCATCGAGGTGGTGTCGAAGTCACGTGCGGCGGTCTGCCAGTCGGTGATGCGTATGACGGGTTCGGCACCGTTCTCCTTCGCGGAGACGTACACCGACCGAGCAGACAGTGCCCGGTGGTAAAGCGAACGGTTATGGGCATAGCGGAGCGCCTCGGCCAGCTGACGCACCAGGTCGAGCCGTGTCTCCGGCGTGAGTTTCCCGCCGTACGCCGCCAGGTAGGCGTCGAGTCGCAGATCGGAGTGCCGGTGACGGAAGAGGATCGCGGGTCCGCCCTGGTGCTGCCGGATCTGGACAGCCTGCGCGATACCGCGATGGGTGATGCCCTGCAGTACTTGGTACTCGCGCCGCGCAGCACGGTCCGCGGCTCGTCTCGCGGCCTCGCCGGCCATCTGCTCGACGAGGTATATCCGGACTCGGCCCTCCTCCTGCACGAGTCCGTCGTCACGGACGGCGAGACGGTCCTCCCAGCCGGGCCCTGCATCCAGCGCGCCAGGCTCGAGCTTCCAGTCGTCTCCGTAGCGCAGGTGGGCCGTGGAGTGACTGATGCCTATCTTCTGCATCAACTGCTCGAGCAGTTGGCCGGTTTGCGGGGTGATGCGCCAGCTCTCCCGCTCCGGCGGACGTCCCAGCAGGTCGTCCCAGACCTTGGCGAGTCCGCTCGCGCCGTCGTTGCGTCCGTAGACGTTGATGCGCTGGAACTCGTCGAGGTTGCTGACCAGGCTGGAATCGTGCAGGAAGACCGCGGGCTTGACGAACGGAACGCGCCGCGGGTCGACTCCCATCGACCGGGCTGCTCGCTCCAACTGACCCTTGAGCTCCTTGCACTTGAGATCGGTGAGGTGGAGCGGGTTCTTCAGCGTGCGTACGCGGTCGGCATGGAACTGCCAGGTGTCTCCGTGGTTGACGACGCGTCCGGGGTGTCCCTTGAGTTCCAGCAGGTAGAGGCCGCCTGGGACAGCGATGAACAGATCACACTCATTGGTCCGACCGGACGCAGCGGTGAAAGAGAAGGTGGCCCAGGCTCGATAGGGCTCCGCAGTCGGCATGAGGCGCCGGATGTGGTCAAGCCCTTCTTGCTCCCAGGCGAAGGCAGAACGGCGGGGCTGGAACCAACGCTCCTTGCGCGGCGGCCCCGGCCTGGGAACCGGGGGCTTGCCAGCTGCCGTCACCGCTCGACCTCCGGGTGCTTCCGTGCGCCCTTCGGGCGCAAGTCTCGAGATCAACGACCCTACCCTGGCGAACGCGGCGCCGGAGTTGCTCCTGACCTTGGCGAAATCAATGGCCACGAGTGTTACGGATCGTGCTACGGTCGACGCGCTGTTTTACGGAACCCACCGGGCTGTCGAAGTCGGACCATGCCCTCCACACCGTAAGGAGAGCGCGCATGCCTGCGCCTCGAGGCTTAGCCTCTTTGTGCCATCTCAGGGCTTTCGCCCACATCACCCTCGCACCCCTCATCTCCCGGGCACCGCGATGCCGCAGGGAATGCACCCGCCCCGCCTCCTGAACTTCGCCTGAGGCAAGTCCTATCGGCCGTCTTCTCCGTGCCCGAATTCAGGCGAATCGTTTCTTCCGTGCGTGAATTCGGCACCCGAATTCAAGGGTGTGCAAGTGTTCTCCTCTCCCACCGGCGCTGTCGTCGCCGTGTCCATCGCGGTCGCCTTCACCGCATGCTTCGCCGTCGCCTGCATCACGGCTCGCAGTATCGCCAAGGCCGCTCTGACGGACACCAGTTCCGCGGACCGGCCGCAGATCCTCAAGCAGCTGGTCGCCGTAGTGCGGGCGCTGTTCTCGTTCTTCCTGCGCCGCAGGTAGCGACCCGAAGGGATGGGGCGGCGGGATGCCGCCCCATCCTCCGTTTCGAAGGATCCGACCATGCGCCCCGAGATAATGTTCAGATCATCGCCTTCGCGGCCCGCCGGGCTTCCGCCGCTGGACACGCCCCCACCCGCGCGTCTCATATCGTGCTGCCCGGGAGCCTGCATTGCTTCGTGATTCCGTCTCCACAGCCGCCGCCCAGGGTTTGAGCGGGATGCTGTTCCTCCGGCTGACGGAACAGTTCGTGCACGATCACGGTCATCAACCCAGTGCCTCGGAAGCACGGTCATGGGAGCGCAGTCTGCCCGCGCTGCTGAGTGTGCTGCTCGAGGCGGGGCTCGACGACGTCACCGTGTTGTTCGAGTACGGCCTGCCTCTCACGAGCAAGCGGGCCGATGCCGTCCTGGCCGGCGTGCACCCCGTGACCGGGGAACCGTCGTACGTCGTAGTCGAGTTGAAGCAGTGGAGCCAGGCCGCCCCCGAGGACGACGATCCGCTGCTTTGCCGAGTCGACGCGTACGCGCGGCCCGTCCTCAACCCCATCGAGCAGGTTCGCGGATACTGCGACTACCTCGTCTCGTTCAACGGTGCGCTGAGCAACCATCCCGGGCGGATCGCCGGAGCCGCGTATCTCCACAACGCGACCGAGTTCGGCATCAAGGGACTCACGGAAGTCGGCGAGAGCGAGCGCGGATGGCTGTTCAGCGAGGAGCGCCGTGGCGAGTTCGTCCGCTTCCTGAAGTCGCGGCTGGCACCGGCCAACGGAGCGGACGCGGCTGACCAGTTGTTGGCCGGAAAGGTCGGACCGTCCAAGCAGCTCATGGCCGTGGCCGCCCAAGAGGTGCGCGAGCGGGAGCAGTTCGTCCTGCTGGATGAGCAGCGCGTCGCGTACGAGACCGTCATGCGTGCCGTGCGCCGCGCCGCCCAGGCCGACCGCAAGGAAGTGGTCGTCGTCACCGGCGGCCCGGGAACGGGAAAGAGCGTCATCGCGCTGTCCCTGCTCGGCGAGCTCTACCGGCAGGGTCGAACC
This sequence is a window from Streptomyces sp. HUAS YS2. Protein-coding genes within it:
- the pglW gene encoding BREX system serine/threonine kinase PglW; translated protein: MTAAGKPPVPRPGPPRKERWFQPRRSAFAWEQEGLDHIRRLMPTAEPYRAWATFSFTAASGRTNECDLFIAVPGGLYLLELKGHPGRVVNHGDTWQFHADRVRTLKNPLHLTDLKCKELKGQLERAARSMGVDPRRVPFVKPAVFLHDSSLVSNLDEFQRINVYGRNDGASGLAKVWDDLLGRPPERESWRITPQTGQLLEQLMQKIGISHSTAHLRYGDDWKLEPGALDAGPGWEDRLAVRDDGLVQEEGRVRIYLVEQMAGEAARRAADRAARREYQVLQGITHRGIAQAVQIRQHQGGPAILFRHRHSDLRLDAYLAAYGGKLTPETRLDLVRQLAEALRYAHNRSLYHRALSARSVYVSAKENGAEPVIRITDWQTAARDFDTTSMRSIGDTPLDGGLIEDSAQVYLAPETDQEFADPVDLDLFGLGAISYLLLTGEPPAPQRSALIERLSAEGGLHPYAVADGLSDSLDDLIYRATRAEVVDRLPSADRFLDLLDEAEQLTAAPDQPAAVQGDPLTALPGQPVDAEWTVKRVLGTGATARALLVERVLEESTDPDGKQVVEERVFKVALDQEKDSRLYAEANALKSVGGGRIIRLLDEPREIAGHTVLELECAGEATLGARLRGEGRLTYDQLERYGNDLFIALDQLAAKGVRHRDIKPDNLGLHKRDDGSWELLLFDFSLADASERDITAGTRGYLDPFLGSTRRSLYDDHAERYAAAVTLHEMASGERPVWGDGQSDPRMSDDADLFVAAELFEPGLRDGLTTFFQRALHRDVDRRFDTFKQMEDAWRQIFRTADSAKPATTQATVGAVPSTTEEARETAAAAAELSTALDAAGLSPRAVSVANGLGAVTVGELLDVPPHTIARARGAGTLVRRELNRRHKQWTAMLKRPAGGEEPRPAAKVGSSSGSAAGSPLNEARLTAAESIDSLATRLAPGPARKGNLKPEVVRLTLGLPDAKEEGGALSDLGPWPPQTLIAKHLNSSQPTVSRHHVAAIEEWAATDWISHIRDELVQILGQAGRVMTVHEAATELRVRHGAADDSVERTLAKALAVVRAAADAEALQRGADREPRLEVLRRGPHVLLALDSLPGTDDPTPQELAGYATALGAAADRLAAEDPLPGRATVVRTLREVAAPDGMAPLADTRLVGLAAVISQNASASPRLEIYPKSLGLARAIRISQAAAGVRRETGVSIGELVARIKARFPSLPVSAALTHIEIEDALTEAGFPLEYDTVRKRFFPPVAEGARWTSSTYTRTSVLVAEARAAVAVGRDPQALVRTKLTAAAERGGFLALTLKGADLPGTAAAVAAEFGVTPVDFNAEFLAAFRVLAEELGTDWSKVLRADAAFTTGGELKPGLRSYVQRVTGRLLERFIARAEEAGPKAVLFFHNAGLLARYFDGGGHDLLVALQQAARRPAQLPHGLWWLCPMEDPKQTPSLDGRTVEVVDRATEWAVLDTLFLKALRAERTDA